The Manihot esculenta cultivar AM560-2 chromosome 1, M.esculenta_v8, whole genome shotgun sequence genome has a window encoding:
- the LOC110629846 gene encoding uncharacterized protein LOC110629846 isoform X1 produces MKVVQKDSEKIIWDQMRSPSGNPLSGPASQTRILPKLMVWLILFVSVTYVVYTLKLVATTRGCSHDPFSTNHHLSIVSNHSKPLIQHQTASTIHRRGNQETHQLTEIQHIVFGIAASAKLWEQRKNYIKLWYKPEKMRGIVWLDDTVKTREGEGLPPVKISADTSRFAYTNRQGHRSAIRISRIVSETLRLSLDNVRWFVMGDDDTVFITENLVRVLRKYDHNQYYYIGSLSESHLQNIYFSYGMAYGGGGFAISYPLAKALVNMQDRCIQRYPGLYGSDDRMQACMAELGVPLTKETGFHQYDVYGNLFGLLAAHPVTPLVSLHHLDVVEPIFPNVTRVQALQRLMVPMKLDSAGLMQQSICYDKSKGWTISVSWGFAVQIFRGVFSPREIEMPSRTFLNWYRRADYTAYAFNTRPVSRNPCQKPFVFYMSKTRFDSSLNVTVSEYARHRVPHPACKWKMVDPSKIDVAVVYKKPDPHLWDRSPRRNCCRVMNSKRKGSITIDVGVCREGEVSEI; encoded by the exons ATGAAAGTGGTCCAGAAAGATTCAGAGAAAATTATTTGGGATCAGATGAGAAGCCCGTCTGGAAATCCCCTTTCAGGGCCTGCTTCACAGACTCGAATCCTACCTAAGCTAATGGTGTGGTTGATTCTGTTCGTTTCAGTCACCTATGTTGTTTACACTCTCAAGCTGGTAGCCACTACACGCGGCTGCAGTCACGACCCTTTCTCTACCAATCATCATCTCTCCATTGTCTCTAATCATTCTAAACCGTTGATTCAACATCAGACGGCCTCAACCATTCACCGGAGAGGCAACCAGGAAACCCATCAGCTGACGGAGATTCAACACATAGTTTTTGGCATCGCTGCCTCGGCTAAGCTATGGGAACAGAGGAAGAACTATATCAAGCTTTGGTATAAACCTGAGAAAATGCGAGGCATTGTGTGGCTAGATGATACCGTTAAGACCCGTGAAGGGGAGGGGTTACCCCCAGTGAAAATCTCCGCCGATACTTCCCGATTCGCTTACACCAACCGTCAAGGACATCGGTCGGCGATACGGATCTCACGAATCGTGTCGGAAACACTGCGTCTCAGTCTCGACAATGTGAGGTGGTTCGTAATGGGGGACGACGACACTGTTTTTATCACGGAGAATCTAGTTAGAGTTCTGAGGAAGTATGACCATAACCAATATTATTATATCGGAAGCTTATCGGAGTCCCATTTGCAAAACATCTATTTCTCTTACGGAATGGCCTACGGCGGCGGCGGGTTTGCCATTAGCTACCCATTAGCTAAAGCTTTAGTTAACATGCAAGATAGGTGCATACAGAGATATCCTGGGCTGTACGGATCTGATGACCGAATGCAGGCTTGTATGGCTGAACTCGGTGTTCCTCTCACCAAAGAAACCGGATTTCACCAG TATGATGTGTATGGAAACCTCTTCGGACTCCTTGCAGCGCATCCTGTTACACCCCTGGTCTCATTGCATCACCTTGATGTTGTTGAGCCCATTTTCCCTAATGTGACTCGAGTTCAAGCACTTCAGCGGTTAATGGTGCCTATGAAGCTGGATTCAGCAGGGTTAATGCAGCAATCTATCTGCTACGACAAATCTAAGGGCTGGACCATTTCTGTTTCATGGGGCTTTGCAGTTCAAATTTTTCGTGGAGTGTTCTCACCTCGTGAAATAGAAATGCCTTCAAGAACATTTTTAAATTGGTACAGAAGGGCAGATTACACTGCATATGCATTCAACACTCGACCAGTTAGTCGAAACCCTTGCCAAAAACCCTTTGTATTTTACATGTCAAAGACAAGATTTGATTCTTCACTTAATGTAACAGTGAGTGAGTACGCCCGACATCGTGTCCCTCACCCCGCATGCAAGTGGAAGATGGTTGATCCTTCCAAAATTGATGTGGCTGTTGTTTATAAGAAGCCTGACCCTCATCTATGGGATAGA TCTCCTAGAAGAAACTGTTGCAGGGTGATGAACTCGAAGAGGAAAGGAAGCATCACTATTGATGTGGGTGTATGTAGGGAAGGTGAGGTCAGTGAAATATAG
- the LOC110629846 gene encoding uncharacterized protein LOC110629846 isoform X2 — MKVVQKDSEKIIWDQMRSPSGNPLSGPASQTRILPKLMVWLILFVSVTYVVYTLKLVATTRGCSHDPFSTNHHLSIVSNHSKPLIQHQTASTIHRRGNQETHQLTEIQHIVFGIAASAKLWEQRKNYIKLWYKPEKMRGIVWLDDTVKTREGEGLPPVKISADTSRFAYTNRQGHRSAIRISRIVSETLRLSLDNVRWFVMGDDDTVFITENLVRVLRKYDHNQYYYIGSLSESHLQNIYFSYGMAYGGGGFAISYPLAKALVNMQDRCIQRYPGLYGSDDRMQACMAELGVPLTKETGFHQASSWDHRWLPFGFVPMPTNILGASVSRTVSTLCHLLI, encoded by the exons ATGAAAGTGGTCCAGAAAGATTCAGAGAAAATTATTTGGGATCAGATGAGAAGCCCGTCTGGAAATCCCCTTTCAGGGCCTGCTTCACAGACTCGAATCCTACCTAAGCTAATGGTGTGGTTGATTCTGTTCGTTTCAGTCACCTATGTTGTTTACACTCTCAAGCTGGTAGCCACTACACGCGGCTGCAGTCACGACCCTTTCTCTACCAATCATCATCTCTCCATTGTCTCTAATCATTCTAAACCGTTGATTCAACATCAGACGGCCTCAACCATTCACCGGAGAGGCAACCAGGAAACCCATCAGCTGACGGAGATTCAACACATAGTTTTTGGCATCGCTGCCTCGGCTAAGCTATGGGAACAGAGGAAGAACTATATCAAGCTTTGGTATAAACCTGAGAAAATGCGAGGCATTGTGTGGCTAGATGATACCGTTAAGACCCGTGAAGGGGAGGGGTTACCCCCAGTGAAAATCTCCGCCGATACTTCCCGATTCGCTTACACCAACCGTCAAGGACATCGGTCGGCGATACGGATCTCACGAATCGTGTCGGAAACACTGCGTCTCAGTCTCGACAATGTGAGGTGGTTCGTAATGGGGGACGACGACACTGTTTTTATCACGGAGAATCTAGTTAGAGTTCTGAGGAAGTATGACCATAACCAATATTATTATATCGGAAGCTTATCGGAGTCCCATTTGCAAAACATCTATTTCTCTTACGGAATGGCCTACGGCGGCGGCGGGTTTGCCATTAGCTACCCATTAGCTAAAGCTTTAGTTAACATGCAAGATAGGTGCATACAGAGATATCCTGGGCTGTACGGATCTGATGACCGAATGCAGGCTTGTATGGCTGAACTCGGTGTTCCTCTCACCAAAGAAACCGGATTTCACCAG GCGTCGAGTTGGGACCATAGATGGCTACCTTTTGGATTTGTGCCAATGCCCACGAACATATTAGGCGCGTCTGTGTCACGTACAGTCTCCACGCTTTGTCATCTCCTAATCTGA